A region from the Pseudomonadota bacterium genome encodes:
- a CDS encoding pyridoxal phosphate-dependent aminotransferase, with amino-acid sequence MAIADKIKNFMDRSSWIRKMFEEGAELKARLGAENVYDFTLGNPDVYPPAEVETELVKIIQERIPMKYGYMPNAGYPETRQAVANTLSHEQKISVPADSVVMTCGAGGALNVIFKTILNPGDEVISPRPFFVEYNFYVDNHGGILKTADPLTDFTLNLEAIEAEINKKTKAVIINSPNNPSGAIFPEFQIQKLGELLERKSAEIGHPIYLISDEPYRKIIYDDAVVPPVFPFYKNSIIANSYSKELSLAGERIGFLALNPDADDFSSLAAGVLFSNRILGFVNAPGIMQRLVARIQGSAIDISQYKRKRDLLYDGLVAAGFTLERPKGAFYLFPKSPISDDVQFVRTLQTHNILAVPGSGFGGPGYFRLAYCINDASIERSLPVFKKVGEQFFG; translated from the coding sequence ATGGCTATCGCTGACAAAATTAAAAATTTTATGGATCGTTCATCATGGATCCGGAAGATGTTTGAGGAAGGAGCCGAGTTAAAAGCCCGGCTGGGAGCTGAAAACGTTTACGATTTCACCCTTGGCAACCCGGATGTTTATCCACCTGCAGAAGTCGAAACAGAACTGGTTAAGATTATCCAGGAACGTATCCCGATGAAATACGGCTACATGCCCAATGCCGGCTACCCTGAAACCAGGCAGGCGGTGGCCAACACCCTGAGCCATGAGCAGAAAATCAGTGTACCGGCTGATTCGGTGGTCATGACCTGCGGGGCAGGCGGAGCGCTGAACGTTATTTTTAAAACCATTCTCAACCCCGGTGATGAAGTCATTTCTCCACGGCCTTTCTTTGTCGAATATAATTTTTATGTGGACAACCACGGCGGCATTTTGAAAACCGCTGATCCCCTGACTGACTTCACCCTGAACCTGGAAGCCATAGAAGCAGAAATAAACAAAAAAACCAAGGCGGTGATCATCAACTCGCCCAACAATCCCAGCGGGGCCATTTTTCCGGAATTCCAGATACAAAAACTGGGTGAACTGCTGGAACGCAAATCAGCTGAAATCGGCCATCCCATCTACCTGATTTCCGATGAGCCCTACCGTAAAATCATTTATGATGACGCGGTGGTTCCCCCGGTTTTTCCTTTTTATAAAAACAGCATCATTGCTAATTCATATTCTAAAGAGCTCTCCCTTGCCGGCGAGCGCATTGGCTTCCTGGCCCTGAATCCTGATGCCGATGATTTCAGCTCCCTGGCCGCCGGCGTCCTGTTCAGCAACCGGATTCTCGGCTTCGTTAATGCTCCGGGAATCATGCAGCGGCTGGTGGCCAGAATCCAGGGATCTGCTATTGATATCTCCCAATATAAGCGAAAACGTGACCTTCTCTATGACGGTCTGGTTGCTGCCGGTTTTACCCTTGAAAGACCCAAAGGAGCGTTCTATCTCTTCCCTAAAAGTCCCATCAGCGATGACGTACAATTTGTCCGGACACTGCAAACCCACAATATCCTGGCAGTACCCGGCAGCGGCTTCGGGGGTCCCGGATATTTCCGCCTGGCCTATTGCATCAATGACGCATCTATTGAGCGGTCATTGCCGGTATTTAAAAAAGTTGGAGAACAATTCTTCGGATAA
- the hisC gene encoding histidinol-phosphate transaminase — MSMTPYVRPAIGEMAGYTPGFQPPRGSRMIKLNTNENPYPPSPAVAAAIRKAAENYERLRLYPDPVSSRLRQTAAEIYGVTAEQVMAGNGSDDLIRILLDTFVDPGEQVGFFDPSYSLYPVLTQIRGANSKAFAFDPATPESVVTTTGIKLFFLTSPHAPYGLGFSNHYIKTIADQLDGILVVDEAYADFAEESALSLLDKCPNLVVTRTFSKSYSLAAMRVGLAFAAPMLIAEMDKTRDSYNLDLLAQEAATAALLDQAYLEEIVARIKKMREEFNQQLTEKKFTSYPSRSNFIFTIPPAGYQAGDLYQYLQQHRILVRYFSTPPLDQGIRITIGTPEQMEQVLNVINQFLSEKGN; from the coding sequence ATGAGTATGACACCTTATGTCCGTCCGGCAATCGGGGAAATGGCCGGTTATACTCCCGGTTTTCAACCCCCCCGCGGCAGCCGGATGATCAAGCTGAATACCAATGAAAATCCTTATCCACCATCTCCGGCAGTAGCGGCAGCAATCAGAAAAGCAGCGGAGAATTATGAAAGACTGCGGCTGTATCCAGACCCGGTCAGCAGTCGCCTGCGACAGACGGCAGCAGAAATATATGGTGTAACTGCTGAACAGGTCATGGCTGGAAATGGTTCCGATGACTTAATAAGGATACTGCTGGACACTTTTGTTGACCCCGGTGAGCAGGTGGGATTTTTTGACCCCTCCTATTCTCTCTACCCGGTTTTAACCCAAATTCGCGGTGCAAATTCTAAAGCTTTTGCCTTTGATCCGGCAACCCCTGAATCAGTTGTTACAACAACAGGGATAAAACTTTTTTTCCTCACCAGTCCCCATGCTCCTTACGGCCTGGGATTTTCCAACCATTACATCAAGACAATAGCCGACCAACTTGATGGCATCCTGGTAGTAGATGAGGCCTATGCAGATTTTGCCGAAGAAAGTGCCCTGTCCCTGCTGGATAAATGTCCCAACCTGGTAGTCACCCGCACATTTTCAAAATCATACTCCCTGGCCGCCATGCGGGTTGGATTGGCATTTGCCGCCCCGATGCTGATCGCTGAAATGGACAAAACCCGGGACAGTTATAACCTTGACCTCCTGGCCCAGGAAGCAGCCACTGCCGCCCTGCTGGACCAGGCTTACCTGGAAGAAATTGTTGCCAGAATAAAAAAGATGCGAGAGGAATTCAACCAGCAATTAACCGAAAAAAAATTCACCAGCTATCCAAGCCGGTCAAATTTCATTTTTACTATTCCCCCTGCAGGGTATCAGGCCGGTGATTTGTACCAATATCTGCAACAACACCGGATACTGGTTCGCTACTTCAGCACCCCGCCCCTTGACCAGGGCATTCGCATCACCATCGGCACCCCTGAACAGATGGAGCAGGTACTCAACGTAATCAATCAATTCCTCTCAGAGAAGGGAAACTAG
- the hemB gene encoding porphobilinogen synthase, translating into MYFPIYRPRRLRANPTIRRMVRETRLSVDNFIYPLFVCPGEGVKKEISSMPGNYQFSIDMLLKEMEEVESLGIPGVILFGIPEHKDEMGSEAYDDQGIIQRAIRAIKSTASQVQVITDVCLCEYTSHGHCGIIQGEKILNDPTLELLAREAVSHARAGADMVAPSDMMDGRIGVVREALDHEGFEETPIMAYSVKYASAFYGPFRDAAESPPQFGDRQSYQMDAANVREAIREADQDIQEGADLIMVKPALPYLDIIRLMREEFDYPLAAYNVSGEYAMIKAADQLGWIDGPRVMMETLLSIKRAGADLILTYFAKEAAQLL; encoded by the coding sequence ATGTATTTCCCTATCTATCGCCCCCGACGATTACGGGCTAATCCAACCATTCGCCGCATGGTCCGGGAAACCAGACTGTCCGTCGACAATTTCATTTATCCCCTGTTTGTCTGCCCCGGAGAAGGGGTCAAAAAGGAAATATCCTCCATGCCGGGAAATTACCAGTTTTCCATTGACATGTTGCTCAAGGAAATGGAGGAAGTGGAGTCATTGGGAATTCCCGGGGTCATCCTTTTTGGAATCCCTGAGCATAAAGACGAAATGGGCAGCGAAGCTTATGACGATCAGGGTATCATTCAGCGGGCCATCAGGGCGATCAAATCAACCGCCAGCCAGGTACAGGTGATTACCGACGTCTGTTTATGCGAATACACTTCCCATGGACATTGCGGCATAATCCAGGGAGAAAAAATCCTCAATGATCCAACCCTGGAACTTCTGGCCCGGGAAGCCGTATCTCATGCCCGGGCCGGGGCTGATATGGTCGCTCCCTCCGACATGATGGATGGCCGTATAGGAGTTGTCCGGGAAGCCCTGGATCATGAAGGGTTTGAAGAAACCCCGATCATGGCCTACTCGGTAAAATATGCCTCGGCGTTCTATGGACCATTCCGCGATGCGGCTGAATCCCCGCCCCAGTTTGGTGACCGGCAAAGTTACCAGATGGACGCGGCCAATGTCCGGGAAGCAATCAGGGAGGCTGACCAGGATATTCAGGAAGGGGCTGACCTGATCATGGTCAAACCGGCCCTTCCCTATCTTGATATCATTCGCTTAATGCGGGAAGAGTTTGATTATCCGCTGGCGGCGTACAATGTCAGTGGTGAATATGCCATGATCAAGGCGGCTGATCAGCTTGGCTGGATTGACGGCCCCCGGGTGATGATGGAAACCCTGCTGTCAATCAAACGGGCTGGGGCCGATCTGATTCTCACCTATTTTGCCAAGGAAGCGGCTCAATTATTATGA
- a CDS encoding uroporphyrinogen-III synthase, which produces MSRKTSNSPLNGKHILVTRPESQAESFVSLLRREGAIPVLLPTIETIPPDSWVSVDQAIASLEKYQWLIFTSVNGVNFFCNRFEDLNHNLSRLKHCNIISVGPKTSAALRKRGLESKIVAEKFQGEGILQALADTPVAGKYFLLPRALKAREILPETLRQRGAKVDVIMVYQTVFPQKSAGKINKLFTDQQNIDILTFTSSSAVSNLVNHCHEPLIAERIRQLPTACIGPITTATARELGLNVLIEASQYTVEGLIEAIKEWLKVKG; this is translated from the coding sequence ATGAGCAGGAAAACCAGTAACAGTCCTCTGAACGGCAAACATATCCTGGTAACCCGTCCTGAAAGCCAGGCTGAAAGTTTTGTCTCTCTGCTGCGCCGTGAAGGGGCCATCCCAGTTCTCCTGCCCACTATTGAGACAATTCCACCTGACTCCTGGGTTTCTGTGGATCAGGCAATTGCCTCATTAGAGAAGTACCAATGGTTGATTTTTACCAGCGTTAACGGGGTAAATTTTTTCTGCAACCGATTTGAAGATCTTAATCACAACCTGTCCCGGTTAAAGCATTGCAACATTATCAGTGTCGGGCCAAAAACCAGTGCCGCCCTGAGAAAACGAGGACTGGAAAGCAAAATCGTCGCAGAAAAATTTCAGGGAGAAGGTATCCTGCAGGCACTGGCAGACACCCCGGTCGCCGGCAAGTATTTTCTCCTGCCCCGGGCATTGAAAGCCCGCGAGATTTTGCCGGAAACCCTGCGTCAGCGTGGAGCTAAGGTAGACGTTATTATGGTTTACCAAACCGTCTTTCCGCAAAAATCGGCCGGAAAGATCAATAAATTATTTACGGATCAACAAAATATTGATATCCTGACTTTTACCAGTTCTTCAGCGGTAAGCAATTTGGTCAACCATTGTCATGAACCGCTGATTGCCGAGCGTATCCGCCAGCTGCCAACGGCCTGTATTGGACCGATAACCACGGCAACTGCCCGGGAACTTGGACTGAATGTCCTGATTGAAGCCAGCCAGTATACGGTCGAAGGATTGATAGAAGCTATAAAAGAATGGTTAAAGGTTAAAGGTTAA
- the hemC gene encoding hydroxymethylbilane synthase, producing MKKKKLIIGSRASALARWQAEWVKSQLTTQHPELDVSITLIKTKGDKILDVPLAKVGGKGLFVKEIEDALLNGSIDLAVHSMKDVPTELPPGLGIVVTPKREDPRDAFFSYQGIPLEKLPVGAVIGTSSLRRRSQLKYHYPGLELKDLRGNVDTRLKKLSNHDYDGIILAYSGVKRLGFDGEVTEVLPIELSLPAIAQGALGLEIRLDDRETDDYIRFLHHRETSLAVTAERAFLRTLEGGCQVPIAAYATVNGNTVTLTGLVAQIDGSTIIKETMSTDEDPDQLGIELAKNLLSRGAKEILQECYEQENQ from the coding sequence ATGAAGAAAAAAAAGCTGATTATTGGTTCCCGGGCCAGCGCCCTGGCCCGCTGGCAGGCTGAATGGGTTAAATCCCAGTTGACCACCCAACACCCTGAACTGGACGTATCCATTACCCTGATAAAAACCAAAGGGGATAAGATTCTCGATGTACCCCTGGCCAAGGTTGGCGGCAAGGGGCTGTTTGTCAAAGAAATTGAAGATGCCCTGTTGAATGGCTCCATTGACCTGGCGGTTCACAGCATGAAAGACGTACCTACCGAACTACCTCCGGGTCTGGGCATTGTGGTCACCCCAAAACGTGAAGACCCCCGGGATGCTTTTTTTTCCTACCAGGGAATCCCCCTGGAGAAACTGCCTGTGGGGGCGGTAATCGGCACCAGCAGCCTGCGGCGCCGGTCTCAGCTGAAATACCACTATCCCGGTCTGGAGCTTAAAGACCTGCGGGGCAACGTTGATACCCGGCTGAAAAAACTTTCTAACCATGATTATGACGGCATTATTCTCGCCTATTCAGGGGTCAAACGTCTGGGGTTTGATGGCGAGGTCACCGAAGTTCTACCCATAGAGCTCAGTCTGCCGGCCATCGCTCAGGGTGCCCTGGGGCTGGAAATCCGTTTGGATGACCGGGAAACCGACGATTACATCCGTTTCCTCCACCACCGGGAAACCAGCCTGGCGGTAACCGCTGAACGGGCCTTCTTGCGAACCCTTGAAGGTGGCTGCCAGGTTCCCATTGCCGCCTATGCAACCGTAAACGGAAATACCGTGACCCTGACCGGGCTGGTGGCCCAAATAGATGGCAGTACCATAATCAAAGAAACCATGTCCACCGATGAGGACCCTGACCAGTTAGGTATTGAACTGGCCAAAAATCTGCTTAGCCGGGGGGCTAAAGAAATTCTGCAGGAATGTTATGAGCAGGAAAACCAGTAA
- the hemA gene encoding glutamyl-tRNA reductase, producing the protein MNIVTLGVNHKTAPVEVRECLAFAEGSIPQALQQLQQDVGLQESMILSTCNRVEIYGICEDAEITRNKLVDFIGTFKDLPAARFADSLYYYCDQEAIQHVFQVASSLDSMVIGEPQILGQLKEAYALASEHKATGLILNKFMHRAFSVAKSVRTRTKIANSAVSVSFAAVEMARKIFGDLNDKTVMLVGAGEMCELAARHFVNQGVKKVLVTNRTYRRARQLADEFDGSAIEFKDFHSQLQRVDILLTSTGSPSYLIKPEHLRPALKKRKHRPIFLIDIAVPRDIDPAVNNMDGIFLYDVDDLQDVVTENIDHRKQEAERAEALVDIEVEKFIYWLESLQLAPTIKALHRMADEISRQELEKTLSSFPDLSKKQQKKLEAMAGAIVNKLLHQPISFIKEHSEYGEQLPVEIVRQMYKLNDTE; encoded by the coding sequence GTGAATATTGTCACTCTGGGAGTCAATCATAAAACCGCCCCGGTAGAAGTCCGTGAATGCCTTGCCTTTGCCGAAGGCAGCATTCCCCAGGCACTGCAGCAGCTACAGCAGGATGTGGGGCTGCAGGAAAGTATGATCCTTTCTACCTGCAACCGGGTGGAAATTTACGGCATCTGTGAAGATGCAGAAATTACCAGAAATAAACTGGTAGATTTCATCGGCACGTTCAAAGATCTCCCGGCCGCCCGATTCGCTGACAGTTTATATTATTATTGTGACCAGGAAGCCATTCAGCATGTTTTTCAGGTTGCCTCAAGCCTTGATTCCATGGTCATTGGTGAACCGCAGATCCTTGGCCAACTGAAAGAAGCATATGCCCTGGCTTCAGAACATAAAGCTACCGGCCTGATTCTTAACAAATTCATGCATCGGGCCTTTTCAGTAGCCAAATCGGTACGTACCCGGACAAAAATAGCCAATAGTGCGGTATCGGTCAGTTTTGCCGCCGTGGAAATGGCCAGGAAAATCTTTGGTGATTTAAACGATAAAACTGTCATGCTGGTTGGCGCCGGGGAAATGTGCGAATTGGCTGCCCGTCATTTCGTCAACCAGGGAGTAAAAAAGGTTCTGGTTACCAACCGCACCTACCGGCGAGCCCGGCAACTGGCAGATGAATTCGATGGATCTGCGATTGAATTCAAGGATTTTCACAGTCAACTTCAACGGGTTGATATCCTGCTCACTTCTACCGGTTCACCTTCCTACCTGATTAAACCGGAACATCTGAGACCGGCCCTGAAAAAGCGCAAACACCGGCCGATCTTTCTCATTGACATCGCCGTTCCCCGGGATATTGACCCGGCTGTCAACAATATGGATGGAATTTTTCTTTATGATGTTGATGACCTGCAGGACGTGGTAACAGAGAATATTGACCATCGCAAACAGGAGGCAGAACGGGCTGAAGCTCTGGTTGATATTGAAGTGGAAAAGTTCATTTACTGGCTTGAATCACTCCAGCTGGCTCCGACCATCAAAGCCCTGCACCGGATGGCTGATGAAATCAGCCGACAGGAACTGGAAAAAACCCTGTCCAGTTTTCCCGACCTGTCAAAAAAACAACAAAAAAAACTTGAGGCCATGGCCGGGGCAATTGTCAATAAACTTTTGCACCAGCCCATCAGCTTTATCAAGGAACATTCCGAATACGGCGAGCAATTACCGGTGGAAATCGTTCGACAAATGTATAAACTTAATGACACCGAATGA
- the ccsB gene encoding c-type cytochrome biogenesis protein CcsB produces MIFSSYSLLLTGALLCYALGMLAGFVQIYRSSPKTSKVENWLITCGFILHLAAFGWRFWESRAFPVTTLHESLSCFSLFLAGIYLWISRTAKVSILGTFINPLTTISLLWSLLIIQPVKPHPPALKSFWLPVHVVFSFAGNALLAITCGLGIMYLIQEHLIKTKRISNLFKRLPSLNQLDQLSYTCLSIGFPFLTLGIITGSIWASLAWGSYWSWDPKETWSLITWFLYAALLHGRLNSGWRGKKAAILSIIGFVAIMFTFLGVNLLLSGLHAYGAH; encoded by the coding sequence ATGATTTTTTCATCCTATTCTCTTTTGCTTACCGGTGCCCTGCTCTGCTATGCGCTGGGCATGCTGGCCGGTTTTGTCCAGATATACCGCAGCTCCCCCAAAACCAGCAAGGTTGAAAACTGGCTCATAACCTGTGGTTTCATCCTCCATCTGGCTGCTTTCGGCTGGCGTTTCTGGGAAAGCCGGGCTTTTCCGGTTACCACCCTTCATGAATCACTATCCTGTTTTTCCCTTTTCCTGGCAGGTATCTACCTGTGGATTTCACGAACCGCTAAAGTCTCAATTCTCGGTACCTTCATCAACCCGTTAACCACCATCAGCCTGCTCTGGAGCCTGCTGATTATCCAGCCGGTCAAGCCTCACCCACCGGCATTGAAAAGCTTCTGGCTGCCGGTCCATGTGGTCTTCAGTTTTGCCGGCAACGCCCTGCTGGCCATAACCTGCGGTCTGGGAATCATGTATTTAATCCAGGAACACCTGATTAAAACCAAACGCATCAGCAACTTGTTCAAACGTTTGCCATCATTAAACCAGCTTGATCAGCTCAGCTATACCTGTTTAAGCATCGGCTTCCCGTTTTTAACCCTGGGAATCATAACCGGCTCTATCTGGGCTTCACTGGCCTGGGGGTCCTACTGGAGCTGGGACCCGAAAGAAACCTGGTCCCTGATTACCTGGTTCCTCTATGCCGCCCTGCTGCATGGGCGCTTAAACTCCGGCTGGCGGGGGAAAAAAGCCGCCATCCTTTCAATTATCGGTTTTGTGGCCATCATGTTTACGTTTCTCGGCGTTAACCTGCTCCTGTCGGGGCTCCATGCCTATGGCGCCCATTGA
- the aspS gene encoding aspartate--tRNA ligase, which produces MNHIGFKVSGRSHTCGELRHVNIGSRVMLAGWVQNWRDHGGVVFVDLRDRYGLTQVVFNPEISLGSHKLAHSVRSEFVLQVEGEVAARPEGTVNENLATGEIEIIVDQVKVLNQAKTPPFMADDPGDISEILRLQYRYLDLRRPAMQQAMIFRHRLTSLVRSFLDERGFLDLETPMLTKSTPEGARDYLVPSRTNPGEFFALPQSPQLFKQLLMVSGFDRYFQIVKCFRDEDLRADRQPEFTQIDMEMSFVEPGDIIVLIEELMTEIFKRLLDIELPASFQQLTYEQAMADYGLDAPDLRFELKLIDLGKVFAASGFKVFRSVLDGGGIIKGLNLKGGATLSRKEIDDLLDVVKVYGAKGLAWIKITADGWQSPIVKFFSEPEVEALKDAMQVEAGDLLLFVADQPAIVNESLGRLRLHLAKMMNLIDEQQFSFCWVTHFPLLEYDGKEKRHVAIHHPFTAPLDEDIPLLQTDPGAVRSKAYDLVLNGIEIGGGSIRIHDSNLQERIFTLLQIGPEEARKKFGFLLDALEYGAPPHGGIAFGLDRMVMLLLRLPSIRDVIAFPKTQKATCLMTGAPTAVGSRQLRELAIKLT; this is translated from the coding sequence ATGAATCATATTGGTTTTAAGGTTTCCGGTAGATCGCATACCTGCGGTGAGCTGCGCCATGTAAATATCGGCAGTCGGGTTATGCTGGCTGGCTGGGTACAGAACTGGCGGGATCATGGTGGAGTGGTCTTTGTGGATTTGCGGGATCGTTATGGTTTGACCCAAGTGGTTTTCAACCCTGAGATTTCATTGGGGTCCCATAAACTGGCCCATTCCGTGCGCAGTGAATTTGTCCTGCAGGTGGAGGGGGAGGTGGCTGCCCGTCCGGAGGGGACGGTGAATGAAAATCTGGCAACGGGTGAAATTGAGATTATTGTTGACCAGGTAAAAGTACTTAACCAGGCGAAAACCCCGCCCTTCATGGCGGATGATCCCGGAGACATTTCGGAGATTTTGCGGCTCCAATATCGTTATCTTGATCTGCGGCGACCGGCCATGCAGCAGGCGATGATTTTCCGCCACCGGCTGACCAGCCTGGTGCGGTCATTTTTAGATGAACGTGGGTTCCTGGATCTGGAAACGCCCATGCTGACAAAAAGCACTCCGGAAGGAGCCCGAGACTACCTGGTTCCCAGTCGTACCAATCCGGGAGAGTTCTTTGCCCTGCCTCAGTCCCCCCAGCTTTTTAAACAATTATTGATGGTTTCCGGATTCGATCGTTATTTTCAGATTGTCAAATGCTTTCGGGATGAAGACCTGCGGGCTGACCGGCAGCCGGAATTTACCCAGATCGATATGGAGATGTCTTTTGTTGAACCCGGGGATATTATTGTTCTGATTGAAGAATTGATGACGGAAATCTTTAAGCGCCTGCTTGATATTGAGCTGCCGGCATCGTTTCAGCAATTGACCTATGAACAGGCTATGGCTGACTACGGTCTTGATGCTCCAGACCTGCGTTTTGAGCTGAAATTGATTGATCTGGGGAAAGTGTTTGCCGCCAGTGGCTTTAAGGTTTTCCGTTCGGTGTTGGATGGCGGTGGCATTATCAAAGGTCTTAACCTGAAGGGTGGAGCAACACTCTCCAGGAAGGAAATCGATGACCTGCTGGATGTGGTGAAAGTATATGGGGCCAAGGGTCTGGCCTGGATTAAGATCACGGCGGATGGCTGGCAGTCGCCGATCGTCAAATTTTTCAGTGAGCCGGAGGTTGAAGCACTGAAAGATGCCATGCAGGTAGAAGCTGGAGATCTTTTGCTGTTTGTTGCCGATCAGCCGGCCATAGTCAATGAATCCCTGGGGCGATTGCGATTGCATCTGGCTAAAATGATGAATCTTATTGATGAACAGCAGTTTTCTTTTTGTTGGGTAACTCATTTTCCCTTATTGGAATATGACGGCAAGGAAAAAAGGCATGTGGCTATCCACCATCCATTTACCGCGCCTCTGGATGAAGATATTCCTTTGTTGCAGACAGACCCCGGTGCGGTTCGTTCTAAGGCCTATGATCTGGTGCTGAACGGCATCGAAATCGGTGGTGGCAGCATCAGGATCCATGATTCAAACCTGCAGGAACGGATTTTTACCCTTCTGCAGATCGGTCCGGAGGAGGCCCGGAAAAAATTTGGTTTCCTGCTGGATGCTCTTGAGTATGGGGCACCGCCACACGGAGGGATTGCTTTTGGCCTTGATCGCATGGTGATGTTATTGCTGCGTCTGCCATCCATCCGTGACGTTATTGCTTTCCCCAAAACTCAGAAGGCTACCTGCTTGATGACTGGAGCTCCAACTGCTGTTGGCAGCCGGCAATTGAGGGAACTGGCGATAAAACTGACGTAA
- a CDS encoding 3-isopropylmalate dehydratase large subunit translates to MGQTLVEKVLSAHAGRALQAGDMAVCNVDVCLTQDGTGPLAVRQIEKLGIEGVKNPEKTVLFIDHAAPSPSKELSNDHMLLRAFAEKTGSRLSEIGDGVCHQVIMEKYLNPGELLIGADSHTCTGGAIGAFATGMGSTDVAVGMVLGKTWLRVPETLKFIISGTLPPGVYSKDIILHIIGMIGADGATYKSMEFAGETIERMTVPERMVLSNMAVEAGAKCGLIASDEMTGKFMEEMGRKEFFKPIKADTDAVYERVYKLNVAEISPTVSFPHTVDNTRPIDHDDCRDISIQQVFIGTCTNGRIEDLRIAAAMLKGRKVHHGTRLIVTPASRRVYGQALREGLLEIFNDAGASINTPGCGACVGVHQGILGDGERCLATQNRNFQGRMGNVKGFIYLGSPATAAATSLAGKLVDPRKYL, encoded by the coding sequence ATGGGACAGACCCTGGTGGAAAAGGTTTTATCAGCCCATGCCGGGCGAGCGTTACAGGCTGGAGATATGGCAGTCTGTAATGTTGATGTGTGTCTGACTCAGGATGGTACCGGGCCCCTGGCCGTGCGGCAGATTGAAAAACTGGGGATTGAAGGGGTTAAAAATCCGGAGAAAACGGTACTGTTTATTGATCATGCGGCTCCAAGCCCCAGCAAAGAGTTATCCAATGACCATATGTTATTGCGTGCCTTTGCCGAAAAAACCGGTAGCCGGCTTTCTGAAATTGGTGATGGTGTCTGTCACCAGGTGATTATGGAAAAATACCTGAATCCGGGAGAACTTTTAATTGGTGCTGATTCGCATACCTGCACCGGTGGTGCCATTGGTGCCTTTGCCACCGGAATGGGTTCAACTGATGTGGCGGTGGGAATGGTTTTGGGAAAAACCTGGCTGCGGGTTCCTGAAACGTTGAAATTTATAATTAGCGGAACTTTGCCGCCGGGAGTTTATTCCAAGGATATTATTTTACATATCATCGGTATGATCGGAGCCGATGGAGCGACCTATAAATCAATGGAATTTGCCGGGGAGACCATTGAACGGATGACGGTTCCCGAAAGAATGGTGCTTTCAAATATGGCGGTTGAGGCCGGAGCCAAGTGCGGGCTGATTGCCAGTGATGAGATGACCGGCAAATTTATGGAGGAAATGGGGCGTAAGGAATTTTTTAAGCCGATCAAGGCGGATACTGATGCCGTTTATGAGCGCGTTTATAAACTCAATGTCGCCGAAATCAGCCCCACGGTTTCCTTTCCTCATACGGTTGATAATACCAGACCCATTGATCATGATGATTGCCGGGATATTTCCATCCAGCAGGTTTTTATCGGCACTTGCACTAATGGTCGTATCGAGGACCTGCGGATTGCCGCTGCGATGCTCAAAGGGCGGAAGGTACATCATGGGACCCGCTTGATTGTGACCCCGGCTTCCCGGCGGGTATATGGACAGGCTCTGCGGGAAGGACTGTTGGAAATATTCAATGATGCCGGAGCTTCAATCAATACCCCGGGTTGTGGTGCCTGTGTCGGGGTTCATCAGGGAATTCTTGGTGATGGAGAACGCTGTCTGGCAACCCAGAACCGTAATTTTCAAGGACGAATGGGCAATGTCAAGGGCTTCATTTATCTGGGATCGCCAGCGACAGCCGCGGCGACGTCCTTGGCCGGGAAACTGGTTGATCCGCGAAAATATCTTTAA
- a CDS encoding 3-isopropylmalate dehydratase small subunit, which yields MLKGKAWLFGDDISTDHIAPGRLFHLRSNLPELAEHVLEDARPEFAGKMAKGDFVIGGRNFGLGSSREHAPTIIALAGVSAVVAKSFARIFFRNAINVGLPVIICDTDRIKEGDQLEADLEKGVFKNITQGYEESFPALPPVMTAILAEGGLVPYVQKHGDLAI from the coding sequence ATGTTGAAGGGAAAAGCCTGGTTATTTGGTGATGATATAAGTACCGATCATATAGCTCCGGGACGTCTGTTTCACTTGCGTTCCAATCTGCCGGAGCTGGCTGAGCATGTACTGGAAGATGCACGACCGGAGTTTGCGGGAAAAATGGCCAAAGGTGATTTTGTCATCGGTGGCCGGAATTTTGGCCTCGGTTCCAGCCGGGAGCATGCGCCGACCATTATCGCACTGGCTGGTGTCAGTGCAGTTGTCGCAAAATCGTTTGCCCGGATATTTTTTCGTAATGCTATTAATGTGGGGCTGCCGGTCATTATCTGTGATACCGATCGTATTAAAGAAGGTGATCAGCTGGAAGCTGATCTGGAAAAGGGAGTTTTTAAGAATATTACCCAGGGGTACGAAGAATCATTTCCGGCACTGCCACCGGTGATGACGGCGATTTTGGCGGAAGGCGGGTTGGTTCCATATGTGCAGAAGCACGGAGATCTGGCAATCTGA